A part of Quatrionicoccus australiensis genomic DNA contains:
- a CDS encoding EAL domain-containing protein gives MSQIENNVPDRSEAGKRLLTVDGQKPLILVVDDVPVNVAVLAEMVRSEGAEVRVADCGLVALQRARLAPLPDLILLDIMMPGMDGYSVLGELRKNPETKDIPVIFITALDGMDDEEHGLQVGAADFITKPVKLPILIARIRTQLELHRAKRLLSSQKNWLEIEVDRRAMENSQLATRLQLAFEAAGFGIWEHDATKASVQWNEALCQLLGYEEGPGNIAGFLDLVYPEDRPVVQHLLAGSNLGNQHVDVAEFRLRHQDGYWLWVETRSRAIHHAPDGAPLNTIGTMLDISPRKAAEAEHQLVGAVFNGVSDGICITDADQRILLANEAFSQVTGYTAEEILGHTPKLLKSGVHNAAFYREMWETLNACGNWQGEITNRRKDGSLVSEWLNISCVRDGSGNVANYVGAFSDLSERKSAAERIQYLASYDTLTALPNRNLFADRLGQALLTAHRFERGAAVILLDLDRLRLVNETFGPPCGDEVLVEVARRLQLQVREGDTVGRRGGNEFGFVMANLGQERDALALAQRMLEAIAVPFVIAGETTVITASIGIAVYPKDGTDGESLLKCADAALHRAKQGGRNTFRFYSPQMDADAARRLALENGLREALNRNELSVHYQPQISLESGQMLGMEALLRWHSPQFGHVSPVEFIPIAEETGLIIPIGEWVLRTACRQTKAWLDLGLMPLRVAVNLSTRQFRQANLAATLASALADSGLAAGALELEITESAFVDDLEEAVLICRKLKSLGVKLSLDDFGTGYSSLAYISRFPFDKIKIDQSFVRDITENPVNAAIATAAIVMARSLNLSVLAEGVETEAQASFLRGRRCDAMQGFLFSKPLPPDEFAPLLRGNKRLPLAERPREAVQSILLVDDEPNILSSLSRLLRREGYTILTAASPLEAFELLAKHPVQVVVSDQRMPEMSGTEFLSRVRQLYPNTVRLVLTGYTDLESVTGAINRGAIYKFLTKPWDDDQLREQIREAFRLAKQTAHLAGDGE, from the coding sequence ATGTCCCAAATAGAAAATAATGTGCCGGATCGCAGTGAGGCGGGTAAGCGCCTGCTGACGGTTGACGGCCAGAAACCGCTGATTCTGGTCGTTGATGATGTGCCGGTAAACGTTGCCGTGCTGGCCGAGATGGTGCGTAGTGAAGGGGCCGAAGTACGTGTTGCGGACTGTGGTCTGGTGGCCTTGCAGCGCGCCCGGCTGGCGCCGTTGCCGGATTTGATCCTGCTCGACATCATGATGCCGGGGATGGACGGGTATAGCGTGCTCGGCGAGTTGCGCAAGAATCCGGAAACGAAGGATATCCCGGTGATTTTCATCACCGCACTGGACGGCATGGATGACGAAGAACACGGCCTGCAGGTGGGCGCCGCCGACTTCATTACCAAGCCGGTCAAACTGCCTATCCTGATTGCCCGAATTCGTACCCAGCTCGAGTTGCATCGTGCCAAGCGCCTCTTGTCCAGTCAGAAAAACTGGCTTGAAATCGAGGTCGACCGGCGAGCGATGGAAAACTCGCAACTGGCAACCCGGCTCCAGTTGGCCTTTGAAGCCGCCGGTTTCGGGATCTGGGAACATGACGCCACAAAGGCGAGCGTGCAGTGGAACGAGGCGCTCTGCCAGTTGCTCGGTTACGAAGAGGGGCCGGGCAATATTGCCGGTTTTCTCGATCTGGTCTATCCGGAGGATCGGCCTGTCGTGCAGCATTTGCTCGCCGGTTCCAACCTCGGTAACCAACATGTCGATGTTGCCGAGTTCAGGTTGCGGCATCAGGATGGTTACTGGCTCTGGGTCGAAACGCGCAGTCGGGCGATTCATCATGCGCCGGATGGCGCGCCGCTGAATACCATCGGGACCATGCTCGATATCAGTCCGCGCAAGGCTGCCGAAGCCGAGCACCAGCTGGTGGGAGCGGTTTTCAACGGAGTCAGCGACGGGATCTGCATTACCGATGCCGATCAGCGCATCCTGCTTGCCAATGAAGCATTCAGCCAGGTGACCGGCTATACGGCCGAGGAAATTCTCGGACACACCCCCAAGCTTCTCAAGTCCGGGGTGCACAACGCCGCTTTTTACCGGGAAATGTGGGAAACACTCAATGCCTGTGGCAACTGGCAGGGTGAAATTACCAATCGGCGCAAGGACGGTTCGCTGGTCAGCGAGTGGTTGAACATCTCCTGCGTGCGCGATGGCTCGGGAAATGTGGCCAATTATGTCGGGGCCTTCAGTGATCTGTCCGAACGCAAGTCGGCGGCCGAGCGCATCCAGTATCTGGCCAGCTATGACACCCTGACCGCCTTGCCCAACCGTAACCTGTTTGCCGATCGGCTTGGCCAGGCCTTGCTGACCGCGCATCGTTTCGAACGAGGTGCGGCAGTCATCCTGCTTGATCTCGATCGCCTGCGTCTGGTCAATGAAACCTTCGGGCCGCCGTGTGGGGACGAAGTCCTGGTCGAGGTGGCTCGCCGCCTGCAGCTGCAGGTGCGGGAAGGAGACACGGTCGGCCGGCGGGGCGGTAACGAATTCGGTTTCGTCATGGCCAACCTGGGTCAGGAGCGGGATGCCCTGGCGCTGGCGCAGCGCATGCTGGAAGCGATTGCGGTGCCTTTTGTGATTGCCGGTGAAACAACCGTGATCACTGCCAGTATCGGCATTGCCGTCTATCCGAAGGACGGTACCGATGGTGAAAGCCTGCTCAAGTGTGCCGATGCCGCCCTGCACCGGGCCAAGCAGGGGGGGCGCAATACTTTCCGCTTTTATTCGCCGCAGATGGATGCCGATGCGGCGCGGCGACTGGCGCTGGAGAATGGCCTGCGCGAAGCGCTCAACCGTAACGAACTGAGTGTGCATTACCAGCCGCAGATCAGCCTGGAGAGCGGTCAGATGCTCGGCATGGAGGCGTTGCTGCGCTGGCACAGTCCGCAGTTCGGGCATGTCTCGCCGGTCGAGTTCATCCCGATTGCCGAAGAAACCGGTCTGATCATTCCGATCGGCGAATGGGTGTTGCGTACCGCCTGCCGGCAAACCAAGGCCTGGCTGGATCTCGGGCTGATGCCCCTGCGCGTGGCGGTCAACCTGTCTACCCGGCAGTTTCGCCAGGCCAACCTGGCTGCTACGCTGGCCAGCGCGCTGGCCGATAGCGGGCTGGCCGCGGGGGCGCTGGAGCTTGAAATTACCGAAAGTGCTTTTGTGGACGATCTGGAAGAGGCTGTCCTCATCTGTCGCAAGCTCAAGTCGCTTGGCGTCAAGTTGTCGCTGGATGACTTCGGCACCGGTTACTCCTCGCTCGCCTATATCTCGCGCTTTCCTTTCGACAAGATCAAGATCGATCAGAGTTTTGTCCGCGACATCACGGAGAACCCGGTCAATGCGGCGATTGCCACGGCGGCGATTGTCATGGCGCGCAGTCTCAATCTGTCGGTGCTCGCCGAAGGTGTCGAAACCGAAGCGCAGGCCAGTTTCCTGCGTGGTCGCCGGTGCGATGCAATGCAGGGCTTCCTGTTCAGCAAGCCCTTGCCGCCGGATGAATTTGCCCCCCTGCTGCGCGGCAACAAGCGCCTGCCGCTGGCCGAGCGGCCACGCGAGGCAGTACAGAGCATCCTGCTGGTCGATGACGAGCCCAACATCCTGAGTTCGCTGTCCCGCCTGTTGCGGCGTGAGGGCTACACGATCCTGACGGCAGCCTCGCCACTGGAGGCTTTCGAGTTGCTGGCCAAGCATCCGGTGCAGGTCGTGGTCTCCGATCAGCGCATGCCGGAAATGTCAGGTACCGAGTTTCTTTCGCGGGTCCGCCAGCTTTATCCGAATACGGTGCGTCTGGTATTGACCGGCTATACCGATCTGGAGTCGGTGACCGGCGCCATCAATCGCGGCGCCATCTACAAATTCCTGACCAAACCCTGGGACGATGACCAGTTGCGCGAGCAGATCCGCGAAGCTTTTCGTCTGGCCAAGCAAACAGCCCATCTGGCGGGGGATGGCGAGTGA